In Carassius carassius chromosome 5, fCarCar2.1, whole genome shotgun sequence, one genomic interval encodes:
- the lifra gene encoding LIF receptor subunit alpha a produces MQRWVTLALLLSLGVRRALGQNGVGELPVPRGLTLNPELPAQTLSLTWQSDSSLFDLEIFHTELMNVVLNETVAVKTDPLTGLHSWSWHSPLPLECTSHSVHIRARNQQSLSQWSPLQTILGSDIPEKSDSYMFPQDKVVPVGSNMTFCCIVKERVDFKEMKYGRQEMIATRLSRRTYAITVTNQPASGNTGTNVICCSQSSTLTGAVVFVGYPPDDEGLVCETRDLASAECSWKKGRDTHLRMKRSRTKYTLNGRDCLEANERKGSWCSSKVWEESWTLVARNPLGIVQLTDSAQLTDRVHLLAPVNVTPVEVKAWSATLQWSWSVEAYKKLEMVCQLQILDQEHNSTRNYSGPGLSSVVLEGLWPDVDYTVTVRCGSKHSFWKWGNESAACRIHTKMDRPDAPDVWIWMDSSNTGRVFWKLLSVRKSHGALVAYEVSQSSAEEDGWAPVSLPPGTFSYPIILNNSSDITVAVAARNPAGLSEPSTVSTPAYRADSQLSESELLGTNGSFVLSWQPHVNASSGYAVEWVPTGCSGLCPVDWKKVPESDSSFTVNSDSLVAGVRYTISVYSLSTGAPTLLQRWQGYSQEMIPSQPVSDLLPNQAGSDVLLSWKATAMEHQRGFIRGYTIYLANAAHLDLIANISDPEVQSFRVKGLSLSSYKFVVKAYTSAGEDAGATVAIKMEMNTADMLLVGILVPLGIMFCCLILISICCYKKREWVKKAFYPEIPGPKVPGDWSSPQGPLDVKPSPHSLVHIEESPEWDFTKEGLFPVPEEEEESENDNIEVDTDSDEPALLRYYNQVVGDGSHSNQVSDSSGSSTVSVGSTQTEITYAGIQSPTPSQGVCSGGGYRPQMQSVAPLPEPQIEFEADFQDDGMNAGYKPQCSWQLDSPEAENFSGSLGSPTSVTSSQFLIPESSEEKPQPSNTWFHNFLSGKS; encoded by the exons ATGCAGCGCTGGGTGACTCTGGCTCTGTTGCTGAGCCTCGGGGTCAGACGCGCCCTCGGACAGAACG GTGTGGGTGAACTTCCTGTGCCTCGTGGTTTAACCCTAAATCCTGAATTGCCCGCGCAGACTCTTTCTTTGACATGGCAGAGTGACTCATCGCTTTTTGACCTTGAGATTTTCCACACCGAGCTCATGAATGTGGTGCTGAAT GAGACCGTGGCAGTTAAAACCGATCCTTTAACAGGACTGCATAGTTGGAGCTGGCACTCACCATTGCCCTTGGAGTGCACTTCTCATTCTGTGCACATCAGAGCACGAAATCAGCAGTCGCTCAGCCAGTGGAGCCCCCTTCAGACCATTCTGG GGTCGGATATTCCTGAGAAGTCGGATTCTTACATGTTTCCCCAAGATAAAGTGGTTCCTGTGGGCAGTAACATGACCTTCTGCTGCATTGTTAAGGAGAGGGTCGATTTTAAAGAAATGAAGTACGGGCGTCAGGAGATGATCGCCACACGACTGAGCAGAAGAACTTATGCCATCACAGTAACCAACCAGCCAGCATCTGGCAACACGGGCACCAACGTGATCTGCTGTTCCCAAAGCTCGACCCTCACAGGAGCTGTGGTGTTTGTAGGCT ATCCGCCGGACGATGAGGGCTTGGTCTGCGAGACGCGGGACCTGGCATCCGCAGAATGTTCTTGGAAGAAAGGACGAGATACTCACTTGAGAATGAAGCGCAGCCGCACTAAATACACCCTTAATGGAAG GGACTGTTTGGAGGCTAATGAAAGGAAGGGATCGTGGTGTAGCTCGAAGGTCTGGGAGGAGAGCTGGACTCTGGTGGCTCGAAATCCTCTTGGAATCGTCCAGCTCACTGACTCAGCCCAACTCACTGACCGCG TACATCTGCTGGCTCCAGTGAATGTGACACCAGTTGAAGTCAAGGCCTGGAGTGCCACACTGCAGTGGAGCTGGTCTGTGGAGGCGTATAAAAAGCTGGAGATGGTCTGCCAGCTGCAAATCTTAGACCAGGAACATAACAGCACA cGTAACTACAGTGGTCCAGGTTTATCTTCTGTGGTTCTGGAGGGTTTGTGGCCAGATGTGGACTACACTGTGACAGTGCGCTGCGGCTCGAAGCACAGTTTCTGGAAGTGGGGGAACGAGAGCGCCGCCTGCAGGATCCACACTAAAATGGACC GTCCTGATGCTCCTGATGTCTGGATTTGGATGGACAGCAGTAACACAGGACGTGTTTTTTGGAAA CTTCTGTCCGTGAGAAAAAGTCACGGTGCATTAGTCGCCTACGAGGTTTCTCAGAGCTCAGCCGAGGAGGATGGCTGGGCACCGGTTTCTCTTCCTCCTGGGACCTTCAGCTATCCCATCATCCTTAACAACAGCAGTGACATCACCGTTGCCGTGGCAGCGCGAAACCCAGCTGGTCTCTCTGAGCCTTCCACTGTGAGCACCCCAGCATACAGAGCAG ATTCCCAGCTGTCTGAGTCTGAGCTGCTCGGCACAAATGGATCATTTGTCCTCTCCTGGCAGCCTCATGTCAATGCGAGCAGCGGGTACGCTGTGGAGTGGGTCCCGACCGGCTGCAGTGGACTCTGTCCCGTTGACTGGAAGAAAGTTCCTGAATCAGACAGCAGCTTCACAGTGAACTCAG ACTCTCTGGTGGCAGGAGTGAGGTACACCATATCCGTGTACTCTCTCTCGACCGGCGCTCCTACGCTTCTGCAGAGATGGCAGGGATACTCACAGGAGATGA TTCCTTCACAGCCGGTCAGTGATCTGTTACCCAATCAGGCTGGCTCGGATGTGCTGCTGTCTTGGAAAGCCACCGCGATGGAACACCAGAGAGGCTTCATACGTGGATACACCATCTACCTGGCAAATGCTGCACATCTGGATCTCATTG CTAATATCTCTGATCCAGAAGTGCAGTCGTTCAGGGTGAAGGGTTTGTCTCTGAGCTCTTATAAGTTCGTAGTGAAGGCCTACACCTCAGCTGGGGAGGACGCGGGGGCCACTGTGGCTATTAAAATGGAGATGAACA CTGCCGACATGTTGTTGGTTGGCATTCTTGTGCCGTTGGGAATCATGTTCTGCTGTCTCATCCTCATCAGCATTTGCTGCTACAAGAAGAGAGAGTG GGTAAAGAAAGCTTTCTATCCTGAAATCCCTGGACCTAAAGTACCCGGAGACTGGTCCTCCCCACAG GGTCCTCTGGATGTGAAGCCCTCTCCTCACAGTCTGGTCCACATTGAGGAGAGTCCGGAGTGGGATTTTACTAAGGAAGGCCTGTTCCCGGTcccagaggaagaggaggagtctGAGAACGACAACATCGAGGTCGACACCGACTCTGATGAACCAGCCCTGCTGAGATACTACAACCAGGTGGTTGGTGACGGCTCTCACAGTAACCAGGTCTCAGACTCCTCTGGTTCCTCGACCGTCTCGGTGGGCTCCACGCAGACTGAAATCACCTACGCAGGCATCCAGAGCCCCACACCCTCGCAGGGGGTGTGCAGTGGCGGAGGTTACAGGCCTCAAATGCAGTCTGTCGCGCCTCTGCCCGAGCCCCAAATCGAATTCGAAGCCGACTTCCAAGACGATGGAATGAATGCAGGCTACAAACCCCAGTGTTCCTGGCAGCTGGATTCTCCAGAGGCGGAAAACTTTAGCGGTTCGCTTGGCAGCCCTACGTCGGTCACATCATCCCAGTTCCTCATCCCAGAATCCTCTGAAGAGAAACCACAGCCTTCAAACACCTGGTTCCACAATTTTCTCTCTGGAAAATCCTGA